One Nonomuraea angiospora DNA segment encodes these proteins:
- a CDS encoding TetR/AcrR family transcriptional regulator gives MMASGNRGPYAKTAAVRRRVLQACVDAFGETGFYGATMKDIAKRAGISHTGLLHHFPRKEDLLLGVLELRDERGTEFLEAAKVLDPAADPVETLKGMIAVIVDNELQPGLMELHCVVSGEATSPDHPAHAYYADRYRNLRRFYADTFTALAERDGLRPAIDPETLATMTISLINGLQAQWLFDRDSVKVESAIREFFLSVIPGLPRAALS, from the coding sequence ATGATGGCATCCGGCAACCGCGGCCCGTACGCGAAGACGGCGGCGGTGCGCCGGCGCGTGCTCCAGGCCTGCGTGGACGCGTTCGGCGAGACCGGCTTCTACGGCGCCACCATGAAGGACATCGCCAAGCGCGCCGGCATCAGCCACACCGGGCTGCTGCACCACTTCCCCCGCAAGGAGGACCTGCTCCTGGGAGTGCTGGAGCTGCGTGACGAACGCGGCACCGAGTTCCTGGAGGCGGCCAAGGTGCTGGACCCGGCCGCCGACCCCGTCGAGACCCTGAAAGGCATGATCGCCGTCATCGTCGACAACGAGCTGCAGCCGGGGCTCATGGAGCTGCACTGCGTCGTGTCGGGCGAGGCGACCTCCCCCGACCACCCCGCGCACGCCTACTACGCCGACCGCTACCGCAACCTGCGCCGCTTCTACGCCGACACCTTCACCGCCCTGGCCGAACGCGACGGCCTGCGCCCGGCGATCGACCCCGAGACGCTGGCCACCATGACCATCTCCCTCATCAACGGCCTGCAGGCGCAGTGGCTCTTCGACCGCGACTCCGTGAAGGTCGAGTCGGCCATCCGCGAGTTCTTCCTCTCGGTCATTCCGGGGCTGCCCCGCGCGGCCCTGTCATGA
- the uidA gene encoding beta-glucuronidase produces the protein MLKPRSTPTRELVNLDGLWRFALDGGPGPLDTTLEAAVPASYNDLFTDSAIRDHVGWAWYQRQVRVPRGWAGERVVLRVDAATHQGRVYVDDVLVAEHVGGYTPFEADITEHVRGGQEFRLTIGVNNELTGTTIPPGTITVSADGRRRQTYLHDFYNYAGLARSVWLCSRPAVHVEDITIVTAMDGTVEYAVETSEPVPVRVRVLDAGGAEVAAGEGATGTIRIENVTLWRPGAPYLYELVAEIDGDLYPQPFGVRTVEVRGTEFLINGEPFYFTGFGRHEDTPVRGKGHDNAYLVHDFQLMDWIGANSFRTSHYPYAEEVMEFADRHGIVVIDETAAVGLNLAVASGLTGAPPRPTFSPDTFGEATREAHAQAIRELVARDKNHPSVVMWCIANEPASNEEGAREYFEPLVELTRELDPTRPVSYAAVLFATHDNDRIADLFDVLCINRYYGWYVATGDLATAETYLEHDLRGWADRFGKPIMMSEYGADTMPGLHSVWDTPWTEEYQQAYLEMNHRVFDRIEAFVGEHVWNFADFQTSHGIHRVDGNKKGVFTRDRRPKAAAHALRARWRSLAGRKPQR, from the coding sequence ATGCTGAAGCCGCGCTCCACCCCCACCCGCGAGCTGGTCAACCTCGACGGGCTCTGGCGGTTCGCCCTCGACGGCGGCCCCGGCCCGCTCGACACCACGCTGGAGGCGGCGGTCCCGGCCAGCTACAACGACCTGTTCACCGACAGCGCGATCCGCGACCACGTGGGCTGGGCCTGGTACCAGCGGCAGGTGCGGGTGCCGCGCGGCTGGGCCGGCGAGCGCGTCGTCCTGCGCGTCGACGCCGCCACCCACCAGGGCCGGGTCTACGTCGACGACGTGCTGGTGGCCGAGCACGTGGGCGGCTACACGCCCTTCGAGGCCGACATCACCGAGCACGTACGCGGGGGGCAGGAGTTCCGCCTCACCATCGGGGTCAACAACGAGCTGACCGGCACGACGATCCCGCCCGGCACGATCACCGTCTCCGCCGACGGGCGGCGCAGGCAGACGTACCTGCACGACTTCTACAACTACGCGGGCCTGGCCCGCTCGGTGTGGCTCTGCAGCCGTCCCGCCGTCCACGTCGAGGACATCACCATCGTCACCGCCATGGACGGGACGGTGGAGTACGCGGTGGAGACGAGCGAGCCCGTGCCGGTCCGAGTGCGGGTGCTCGACGCCGGCGGCGCGGAGGTCGCGGCGGGCGAGGGCGCCACCGGCACCATACGCATCGAGAACGTGACCCTGTGGCGGCCGGGCGCGCCCTATCTGTACGAGCTGGTGGCCGAGATCGACGGCGACCTCTACCCGCAGCCGTTCGGCGTGCGGACGGTGGAGGTGCGCGGCACCGAGTTCCTCATCAACGGCGAGCCGTTCTACTTCACCGGCTTCGGCAGGCACGAGGACACGCCGGTGCGCGGCAAGGGCCACGACAACGCCTATCTCGTGCACGACTTCCAGCTCATGGACTGGATCGGCGCCAACTCCTTCCGCACCTCGCACTACCCGTACGCGGAGGAGGTGATGGAGTTCGCCGACCGGCACGGCATCGTCGTCATCGACGAGACCGCCGCCGTGGGCCTCAACCTCGCCGTCGCGTCCGGGCTCACCGGCGCCCCGCCCCGGCCCACCTTCTCGCCGGACACCTTCGGCGAGGCCACCCGCGAGGCGCACGCCCAGGCGATCCGCGAGCTGGTCGCCCGCGACAAGAACCATCCCAGCGTCGTCATGTGGTGCATCGCCAACGAGCCGGCCTCCAACGAGGAGGGGGCCCGCGAGTACTTCGAGCCGCTGGTGGAGCTCACCCGCGAGCTCGACCCCACCCGCCCGGTGAGCTACGCGGCGGTGCTCTTCGCCACGCACGACAACGACCGCATCGCCGACCTCTTCGACGTGCTGTGCATCAACCGCTACTACGGCTGGTACGTCGCCACCGGCGACCTGGCCACGGCCGAGACCTACCTGGAGCACGACCTGCGCGGCTGGGCGGACCGGTTCGGCAAGCCGATCATGATGAGCGAGTACGGCGCCGACACCATGCCCGGCCTGCACTCGGTGTGGGACACGCCGTGGACCGAGGAGTACCAGCAGGCCTACCTCGAGATGAACCACCGCGTCTTCGACCGGATCGAGGCGTTCGTCGGCGAGCACGTGTGGAACTTCGCCGACTTCCAGACCTCCCACGGCATCCACCGCGTGGACGGCAACAAGAAGGGCGTCTTCACCCGCGACCGCCGGCCCAAGGCCGCCGCCCACGCGCTGCGGGCCCGCTGGAGGTCGCTCGCCGGCCGCAAACCGCAGCGATAG
- a CDS encoding cellulase family glycosylhydrolase, producing MRRRLLALGVAVLAAVASVLVYVQSASAAAGLHVSGTKIVEANGREFIMRGVNHPHVWYTGQTSSFANIKALGANTVRVVLGSGKRWGPSTDVANVISLCKQNKLICVLEVHDTTGYGEEGAAASLDEAADYWISQKSALAGQENYVVINIGNEPIGNTNAAQWTAATSNAIKKMRSNGFEHLLMVDAPNWGQDWQYVMRDNAQTILDADTRHNTVLSIHMYAVFNTAAGIVDYLNRFQANGWPLVIGEFGWRFSSSEVDHETILAEAQSRGLGYLGWSWSGNTDPILDMATGFDPNQLTTWGQRIFNGANGIKATAKEATIYGGSPGTPTPTPTPTPTPTPTPPSGACSATYQVTGQWGGGFQAEVRVTAGSSAISGWTVTWTFANGQTVTNAWNATVTSSGSNVTARNMSYNGSLGAGATTAFGFLGSWNGSNSVPTLTCAAR from the coding sequence ATGAGGAGAAGGCTTCTCGCGCTCGGCGTCGCCGTGCTCGCGGCCGTCGCGTCGGTCCTGGTGTACGTCCAGTCCGCGTCCGCGGCCGCGGGCCTGCACGTCAGCGGCACGAAGATCGTCGAGGCCAACGGCCGCGAGTTCATCATGCGGGGCGTCAACCACCCCCACGTCTGGTACACCGGCCAGACCAGCTCGTTCGCCAACATCAAGGCGCTCGGCGCCAACACCGTGCGCGTCGTGCTCGGCAGCGGCAAGCGGTGGGGCCCGTCCACCGACGTCGCCAACGTCATCTCCCTGTGCAAGCAGAACAAGCTGATCTGCGTGCTGGAGGTGCACGACACCACCGGGTACGGCGAGGAGGGCGCCGCCGCCTCGCTGGACGAGGCGGCCGACTACTGGATCAGCCAGAAGAGCGCGCTCGCCGGCCAGGAGAACTACGTCGTCATCAACATCGGCAACGAGCCCATCGGCAACACCAACGCCGCCCAGTGGACCGCCGCCACCTCCAACGCGATCAAGAAGATGCGCAGCAACGGCTTCGAGCACCTGCTCATGGTCGACGCCCCCAACTGGGGCCAGGACTGGCAGTACGTCATGCGCGACAACGCCCAGACGATCCTCGACGCCGACACCCGGCACAACACCGTGCTGTCGATCCACATGTACGCCGTCTTCAACACCGCCGCCGGCATCGTCGACTACCTCAACCGGTTCCAGGCGAACGGGTGGCCGCTGGTCATCGGCGAGTTCGGCTGGCGCTTCAGCTCCAGCGAGGTCGACCACGAGACGATCCTGGCCGAGGCGCAGTCGCGCGGCCTCGGCTACCTCGGCTGGTCCTGGAGCGGCAACACCGACCCGATCCTCGACATGGCGACCGGCTTCGACCCCAACCAGCTCACCACCTGGGGCCAGCGGATCTTCAACGGCGCCAACGGCATCAAGGCGACCGCCAAGGAGGCCACGATCTACGGCGGTTCGCCCGGGACCCCCACTCCCACCCCCACTCCCACCCCCACACCCACCCCCACGCCTCCCTCCGGCGCCTGCTCGGCCACCTACCAGGTGACCGGCCAGTGGGGCGGCGGCTTCCAGGCCGAGGTCCGGGTCACCGCGGGCAGCTCGGCGATCAGCGGCTGGACGGTGACGTGGACCTTCGCCAACGGCCAGACCGTCACCAACGCCTGGAACGCGACGGTCACCAGCAGCGGGTCCAACGTGACCGCCCGCAACATGAGCTACAACGGCAGCCTCGGCGCCGGAGCCACCACGGCCTTCGGGTTCCTGGGCTCGTGGAACGGCAGCAACAGCGTCCCCACGCTGACCTGCGCCGCCCGCTGA
- a CDS encoding NAD(P)/FAD-dependent oxidoreductase: MTERVRVAVIGGGPAGLTAAATLAPSVDGDVLVLEREPETGGIPRHSDHPGYGLRDLRRFVSGPAYARRLTRRARDAGARLETEAMVTGWAGPRTLEVTSPHGRRLVQADAVVLATGARERPRPARLIPGDRPDGVYTTGQLQNLVHLHHREVGRRAVVVGAELVSWSAVLTLREAGCRTVLMTSEYERPEAYAAFHLPGRLAFGVLVRARTRIVAVNGRGRVTSVDIEDLGTGRRRRVPCDTVITTGDWIPDHELARTGGLEMDAATLGPRVDTSLATSLPGVFAAGNLLHPVDTADVAALDGRHVAAAVLRHLAGDPVPGGGVPLVAEAPLRWVAPQLVRPGGPPPSRGRLLLWADAFRTLPRVTATQDGRVLGRVRLPWPAAPGRVFRVPFSLVADADPAGGPVRLSLE; this comes from the coding sequence ATGACTGAGCGCGTACGGGTGGCCGTGATCGGCGGGGGCCCGGCCGGGCTCACCGCCGCCGCCACGCTCGCCCCTTCCGTGGACGGCGACGTCCTGGTCCTGGAGCGTGAGCCGGAGACCGGCGGCATCCCCCGGCACAGCGACCACCCCGGCTACGGCCTGCGCGACCTGCGCAGGTTCGTCTCCGGACCCGCGTACGCGCGCCGGCTGACCCGCCGCGCCCGCGACGCCGGGGCCCGGCTGGAGACCGAGGCCATGGTCACCGGCTGGGCCGGGCCGCGGACCCTGGAGGTGACCTCGCCGCACGGCCGCCGCCTCGTCCAGGCCGACGCGGTGGTCCTGGCGACCGGCGCCCGGGAGCGGCCCCGCCCCGCCCGGCTCATCCCCGGCGACCGTCCCGACGGCGTCTACACCACCGGCCAGCTGCAGAACCTCGTCCACCTGCACCACCGCGAGGTCGGGCGGCGCGCCGTGGTCGTCGGCGCCGAGCTGGTCAGCTGGTCGGCGGTCCTGACCCTGCGCGAGGCGGGCTGCCGCACGGTGCTGATGACCAGCGAGTACGAGCGGCCGGAAGCCTACGCGGCCTTCCACCTCCCGGGACGGCTGGCCTTCGGCGTGCTCGTCCGGGCCCGCACCCGGATCGTCGCCGTCAACGGCAGGGGCCGGGTGACCTCGGTCGACATCGAGGACCTCGGCACCGGGCGGCGCCGGCGCGTCCCCTGCGACACGGTGATCACCACCGGCGACTGGATCCCCGACCACGAGCTGGCCCGTACGGGGGGCCTGGAGATGGACGCGGCCACGCTCGGGCCGCGCGTGGACACCTCCCTGGCGACGAGCCTGCCCGGGGTGTTCGCGGCCGGGAACCTCCTGCATCCGGTCGACACCGCCGACGTCGCCGCGCTCGACGGCCGCCACGTGGCCGCGGCCGTGCTGCGGCACCTGGCCGGGGACCCCGTCCCCGGCGGCGGGGTGCCGCTGGTGGCCGAGGCGCCCCTGCGCTGGGTCGCGCCGCAGCTCGTCCGCCCCGGCGGACCGCCGCCCTCCCGCGGCAGGCTGCTGCTGTGGGCGGACGCCTTCCGGACGCTTCCGCGGGTCACCGCCACCCAGGACGGGCGCGTCCTCGGCCGTGTCCGGCTCCCGTGGCCGGCCGCCCCCGGCCGGGTCTTCCGCGTCCCCTTCTCCCTCGTGGCGGACGCCGACCCCGCGGGCGGCCCGGTGCGACTCTCCCTGGAATGA
- a CDS encoding family 1 glycosylhydrolase produces MPQLPSGFLWGAATAPHQVEGNNVNSDWWALEQAMPGMQRSGDAVDSYHRFAEDMRLLAEAGLNAYRFGIEWARVEPVPGEFSRAELAHYRRMIDTALDLGLTPVITLHHFTNPRWFSWLADDAVQRFQTYVRQATSILDGVEWVCTMNEPNMLALMIGMARDAQATHRSTEEWMSPTVEGAARPVLPDPDPEIGERLAEAHHAARAILKQHTGAAVGWTVACQALTATPGNEDKLREVRHVREDLYLEAARGDDFIGVQSYSSQAVDENGVVPHPQHPDNTMTGNAYRPDAIGIAVRHAWEATGRTPVLVTENGIATPDDTRRIAYTSEALGHLFAAMDDGIDVRGYLHWTALDNFEWGHWEPTFGLIAVDRTTFERHPKPSLAWLGEVARRGEI; encoded by the coding sequence ATGCCCCAGCTCCCCTCCGGTTTCCTCTGGGGTGCGGCGACCGCCCCGCACCAGGTGGAAGGCAACAACGTCAACAGCGACTGGTGGGCCCTCGAACAGGCGATGCCCGGCATGCAGCGCAGCGGCGACGCGGTCGACAGCTACCACCGCTTCGCCGAGGACATGCGCCTGCTGGCCGAGGCCGGGCTCAACGCCTACCGCTTCGGCATCGAGTGGGCCCGCGTCGAGCCGGTCCCCGGGGAGTTCTCCAGAGCCGAGCTCGCCCACTACCGCCGGATGATCGACACCGCTCTCGACCTGGGTCTCACCCCCGTCATCACGCTGCACCACTTCACGAACCCGCGCTGGTTCAGCTGGCTCGCCGACGACGCCGTCCAGCGCTTCCAGACGTACGTGCGGCAGGCCACGAGCATCCTCGACGGCGTCGAGTGGGTGTGCACGATGAACGAGCCCAACATGCTCGCCCTCATGATCGGAATGGCCCGGGACGCGCAGGCCACCCACCGGTCCACCGAGGAGTGGATGAGCCCCACCGTCGAGGGCGCCGCGCGGCCGGTGCTCCCCGACCCCGACCCGGAGATAGGCGAGCGGCTGGCCGAGGCCCACCACGCGGCCCGCGCGATCCTGAAGCAGCACACCGGGGCGGCCGTCGGCTGGACGGTGGCCTGCCAAGCGCTCACCGCGACCCCGGGCAACGAGGACAAACTGCGCGAGGTGCGTCACGTCCGCGAGGACCTCTACCTGGAGGCCGCCCGCGGCGACGACTTCATCGGCGTGCAGTCCTACTCCAGCCAGGCCGTCGACGAGAACGGCGTCGTCCCGCACCCTCAGCACCCGGACAACACGATGACCGGCAACGCCTACCGGCCCGACGCCATCGGCATCGCCGTCCGGCACGCCTGGGAGGCGACCGGCCGCACGCCCGTCCTCGTCACCGAGAACGGCATCGCCACCCCGGACGACACCCGGCGGATCGCCTACACCTCCGAGGCCCTCGGCCACCTGTTCGCCGCCATGGACGACGGCATCGACGTGCGCGGTTACCTCCACTGGACCGCGCTGGACAACTTCGAGTGGGGCCACTGGGAGCCGACCTTCGGTCTCATCGCGGTCGACCGCACGACGTTCGAGCGCCACCCCAAGCCGAGCCTGGCCTGGCTGGGCGAGGTCGCCCGCCGAGGGGAGATCTGA
- a CDS encoding NAD(P)/FAD-dependent oxidoreductase: protein MNTYDVAVIGGGIVGSAIARLLGGTALSVALVEARDDVGDGTSKANTAILHTGFDAKPGTLESRLVARGYDLLGRYAEATGIPVERTGALLVAWTREQLDALPGLRAKAERNGYTACEIVDAAEVYRRVPALGPGALGGLTVPGESVICTWTTNLALATDAVNRGVRLLRGHRVTAVHRGPDATRLVTTAGELSARWVVNAAGLGADALDALFGHDRFTVTPRRGELLVFDKLARPLAPCIVLPVPSSAGKGVLVSPTIYGNVMLGPTAEDLTDKAATGTSEAGLEFLREKGAELMPRLMAEEVTATYAGLRASIGRDDYLIDLDAGQRYLLVGGIRSTGLTAGMAIAEHVADLLKGHLDLVERAGLPAPPRMPNLGEAFPRPYQDAAAIAADPEYGRVVCFCERVTRGEIRDALASVIPPAGVEGLRRRTRAMNGRCQGFYCGARVREIFEGEQK from the coding sequence GTGAACACGTACGACGTGGCCGTGATCGGCGGCGGCATCGTCGGCTCGGCCATCGCGCGCCTGCTGGGCGGCACCGCGCTGTCGGTGGCGCTGGTGGAGGCGCGCGACGACGTGGGCGACGGCACCAGCAAGGCCAACACCGCCATCCTGCACACCGGCTTCGACGCCAAGCCGGGCACCCTGGAGTCCCGCCTGGTCGCCCGCGGCTACGACCTGCTCGGCCGCTACGCCGAGGCCACCGGCATCCCGGTCGAGCGCACCGGCGCGCTGCTCGTGGCCTGGACGCGGGAACAGCTCGACGCCCTGCCCGGCCTGCGGGCCAAGGCCGAGCGCAACGGCTACACCGCCTGCGAGATCGTCGACGCCGCCGAGGTCTACCGCAGGGTCCCGGCCCTCGGCCCGGGCGCGCTCGGCGGGCTGACGGTCCCCGGCGAGTCCGTCATCTGCACCTGGACCACGAACCTCGCCCTGGCCACCGACGCCGTCAACCGCGGCGTGAGGCTGCTGCGCGGCCACCGCGTCACCGCGGTCCATCGCGGTCCTGACGCCACCCGGCTGGTCACCACGGCGGGCGAGCTGTCCGCCCGGTGGGTGGTCAACGCCGCCGGGCTGGGCGCCGACGCGCTCGACGCCCTCTTCGGCCACGACCGCTTCACCGTCACGCCGCGCCGCGGCGAGCTGCTGGTCTTCGACAAGCTCGCCCGGCCGCTGGCGCCCTGCATCGTGCTGCCGGTGCCGTCGTCGGCCGGCAAGGGCGTGCTCGTCAGCCCTACCATCTACGGCAACGTCATGCTCGGCCCGACCGCCGAGGACCTGACGGACAAGGCCGCGACCGGCACCTCGGAGGCGGGGCTGGAGTTCCTGCGCGAGAAGGGCGCCGAGCTCATGCCCCGGCTGATGGCGGAGGAGGTCACCGCGACCTACGCGGGCCTGCGCGCCTCGATCGGCCGCGACGACTACCTGATCGACCTCGATGCCGGGCAGCGCTATCTCCTGGTCGGCGGCATCCGCTCCACCGGCCTGACCGCCGGCATGGCGATCGCCGAGCACGTCGCGGACCTGCTCAAGGGCCACCTCGACCTCGTCGAGCGGGCCGGCCTGCCCGCGCCGCCCCGCATGCCCAACCTGGGCGAGGCGTTCCCGCGCCCCTACCAGGACGCCGCCGCGATCGCCGCCGACCCCGAGTACGGGAGGGTCGTGTGCTTCTGCGAGCGGGTGACAAGGGGGGAGATCCGCGACGCCCTGGCGTCGGTGATCCCGCCCGCCGGGGTGGAGGGCCTGCGCCGCCGCACCAGAGCCATGAACGGACGCTGCCAGGGCTTCTACTGCGGTGCCCGGGTACGCGAGATCTTCGAAGGGGAACAGAAATGA